In the Methanothermobacter sp. genome, one interval contains:
- a CDS encoding metallophosphoesterase, translated as MRREFQVLIFILLFSSGYYLLNFTVLESLGMGILSLPLTFLLPAAIISERVYPSFISRAAYVVSMIWVGMAVYILIGLGVTFAASLVPGIPFSPIPAAAFSVIMVFYGLLKGWNIEVRTVRIPFPCSDKLRLVQISDLHVGTVRSGGFIRRVSSLISEIEPDAVLITGDLLDGSRPVEVSTLSELQADVPVFFVSGNHDTYSGDFRSAVEGAGIMCIDQRVVDFRGVQVAGVGYSMERHSLPAILDIMEFDPRRPLILLHHLPVDWDDAREMGVDLQLSGHTHGGQFYPFNLLVGMMFPFIRGLYEDSGRFLYVSQGTGTWGPPLRIGSSCEVTVIELIPSDHGFNGD; from the coding sequence CTCTTCTCCTCAGGATACTATCTTCTTAATTTTACTGTCCTGGAATCTCTTGGTATGGGAATTCTGAGCCTCCCCCTTACATTTCTTCTACCGGCAGCCATAATCTCCGAGAGGGTATACCCATCATTTATCTCAAGGGCTGCCTATGTGGTTTCCATGATATGGGTGGGAATGGCTGTTTACATCCTCATTGGCCTTGGGGTAACCTTTGCAGCATCCCTTGTTCCAGGTATTCCGTTCTCCCCTATCCCTGCGGCGGCCTTCTCCGTTATAATGGTTTTCTATGGGCTTTTGAAGGGCTGGAATATTGAGGTCAGGACTGTTAGGATCCCATTTCCATGCAGCGATAAGCTGAGGCTGGTGCAGATTTCAGATCTTCATGTGGGGACTGTGAGGTCAGGGGGTTTCATCAGGAGGGTTTCTTCTCTTATCTCTGAAATTGAACCTGATGCCGTCCTCATAACAGGTGACCTCCTGGATGGTTCAAGGCCCGTTGAAGTTTCAACACTCTCCGAGCTTCAGGCAGATGTACCCGTATTTTTTGTTTCTGGCAACCATGACACCTATTCAGGGGACTTCAGGTCCGCAGTGGAGGGGGCGGGTATCATGTGTATTGATCAGCGCGTTGTTGATTTCAGGGGGGTGCAGGTTGCAGGTGTGGGTTATTCGATGGAGAGACATTCTCTTCCTGCAATCCTTGATATAATGGAATTTGACCCGAGGAGGCCCCTCATACTTCTTCATCACCTTCCTGTTGACTGGGATGACGCCAGGGAAATGGGTGTTGACCTCCAGCTATCCGGCCATACGCATGGCGGGCAGTTCTACCCCTTCAACCTCCTTGTTGGCATGATGTTCCCCTTTATCAGGGGCCTTTATGAGGATTCAGGACGTTTTCTATATGTTTCACAGGGCACAGGCACATGGGGGCCACCTCTTCGTATAGGATCATCCTGTGAGGTCACGGTTATTGAACTTATTCCCTCTGATCATGGCTTCAATGGAGATTAA
- a CDS encoding DUF134 domain-containing protein yields the protein MPRPRRYRRILGEPRVVAFSPEAGEEEVEVEITLDEFEAVRLRDYHDIKQKKAAEIMGISQPTFHRTLTSARAKIAEALVEGRPIILKGGDYITDRRRYKCMDCQFEWISPEKEYKKCPDCDSENITLVSADTLPRMGRGGFGRGLGAGRGAPRVCKCIECGYEAPKTPGVPCRMEKCPECGAPMCGAD from the coding sequence ATGCCTAGACCAAGAAGATACAGGAGAATCCTGGGAGAACCCCGTGTGGTTGCATTTTCCCCGGAAGCCGGTGAAGAAGAAGTTGAGGTTGAGATAACCCTCGATGAATTTGAGGCTGTCAGGTTAAGGGACTACCATGACATAAAACAGAAAAAGGCTGCTGAAATCATGGGTATATCACAGCCAACATTTCACAGGACACTGACATCCGCACGGGCCAAGATAGCAGAGGCACTGGTCGAGGGCAGACCAATAATACTGAAAGGAGGTGATTACATCACAGACAGAAGAAGATACAAGTGCATGGACTGCCAGTTTGAGTGGATCTCACCTGAAAAGGAATACAAAAAGTGCCCAGACTGTGATTCAGAAAACATAACGCTGGTATCAGCAGATACACTACCAAGGATGGGAAGGGGAGGCTTCGGAAGAGGCCTTGGCGCTGGACGTGGGGCACCACGTGTCTGCAAATGCATTGAATGCGGATACGAGGCACCAAAAACACCTGGAGTTCCATGCAGAATGGAGAAATGTCCAGAGTGCGGCGCACCAATGTGTGGAGCCGACTGA
- a CDS encoding methyl-coenzyme M reductase glutamine C-methyltransferase yields MTRVVVLTPEHYTYGSMLIAGALRDLGCSVELRKGLEGSGADVVFISLQSTIHLLRYRDIINNIRGFRVVGGPVSMDPELVLRHLDVDLVIQGEGEDKVGMAMEVASGSLEASEMPGAAFKSPEGFIINEPTRCSMKRTLPLVPADISQENIRSASVYIETHRGCPGNCTFCQVPEFFGREVRSRPLEDIVVEVRELRKSGARRFAISGGTGTLYGSSRFRGVDEDAFTELLRDISEITGPRNLTVPDIRVDMVTPEILDAISEYSNGWVFYGIESGSRRILRRMKKGIKPGDVIEAVELAREHNLKVAGSFIVGYPGEDERDYEETLELADELMLDDYFVSIAEPIPGTELGEEVKGLEDEDNPVFMEPSDRKFRSLAEERAFSFMLDSYVFRSMPIPVTNELLMSLQKEAREQQKHIETVTRMLKRKL; encoded by the coding sequence ATGACTCGTGTGGTTGTTTTAACACCAGAGCACTACACCTACGGTTCAATGCTCATTGCCGGTGCCCTGAGGGACCTTGGCTGCAGCGTTGAACTCAGGAAGGGCCTTGAGGGTTCCGGCGCAGATGTGGTTTTCATAAGCCTCCAGTCCACCATCCACCTCCTGAGGTACAGGGATATTATTAATAATATACGGGGTTTCAGGGTGGTGGGGGGTCCCGTGAGCATGGACCCTGAACTTGTACTCCGCCACCTCGACGTTGACCTTGTAATTCAGGGCGAGGGTGAGGATAAGGTGGGGATGGCCATGGAGGTTGCATCTGGAAGTCTGGAAGCGTCTGAAATGCCCGGGGCAGCATTTAAATCCCCTGAAGGGTTTATAATCAATGAACCAACCCGCTGCTCCATGAAAAGGACCCTCCCACTTGTTCCTGCAGATATCTCACAGGAGAACATAAGGAGTGCCAGTGTCTACATTGAAACCCACAGGGGCTGCCCAGGTAACTGCACATTCTGCCAGGTCCCGGAATTCTTCGGCCGTGAGGTCCGCAGCAGACCCCTGGAGGATATCGTGGTGGAGGTCAGGGAACTGAGGAAATCCGGGGCCCGGAGGTTTGCAATAAGCGGGGGAACCGGAACACTCTACGGGAGCAGCAGGTTCAGGGGTGTTGATGAGGATGCATTCACTGAGCTCCTCAGGGACATAAGTGAAATCACAGGGCCCCGGAATCTGACGGTGCCTGATATACGGGTTGATATGGTGACCCCTGAGATCCTCGATGCCATATCAGAGTACTCCAATGGCTGGGTGTTCTATGGTATAGAGTCAGGGAGCAGAAGGATCCTCAGAAGGATGAAGAAGGGCATCAAACCAGGGGATGTTATTGAGGCTGTTGAACTTGCCAGGGAGCATAATCTGAAGGTTGCAGGGTCATTCATAGTGGGGTACCCCGGTGAAGATGAAAGAGACTATGAGGAGACCCTGGAACTTGCAGATGAACTCATGCTCGACGACTACTTTGTGAGCATCGCTGAACCGATACCAGGCACGGAACTTGGTGAGGAGGTTAAGGGCCTTGAAGATGAGGATAACCCTGTATTCATGGAGCCATCAGACAGGAAGTTCAGGAGTCTGGCTGAGGAGAGGGCATTCAGTTTCATGCTTGATTCATACGTATTCAGGAGCATGCCCATCCCTGTGACCAATGAACTCCTGATGTCACTTCAGAAGGAGGCCAGGGAACAGCAGAAGCATATAGAAACTGTTACGCGTATGTTGAAGAGGAAACTTTAG
- the mmp10 gene encoding methyl coenzyme M reductase-arginine methyltransferase Mmp10 (Mmp10 (methanogenesis marker protein 10) is a cobalamin-requiring radical SAM methyltransferase that creates the methylarginine modification to methyl coenzyme M reductase.) encodes MQIIADLGGIPGKDCRGFCRYCYFRKVGEFEPFGCRNCSPGRVGCETCGTDVAERGKEFLPPFLVMGNVQTTLMMQNTQDKDLKINISGGGDVSCYPHLEELTSGLSEFGIPIHLGYTSGKGMDDPELASRLIGNGVDEVTFTVFSANPLLRREWMRDRNAENALEALRIFCESCEVHAAAVIIPGVNDGDDLLETCSRLEEWGATGFIMMRFANYEHQGLILGNEPIIEGIEPHTVQEFEDLVRMVDREFNLRVTGTPVCDPENGTPFVLADDSSREYLEILPEIRGEATIITGSIAAPYIRRIIRNLGAEDMVNVVGVEKDIACLITRRDLEAVDLSELKETVIIPGRAFVHEMQAKEVLSRDGTDRIVIRGPERLTVDGEMSGTLSQYDVIEREMEAFYELIQAINFFGASE; translated from the coding sequence ATGCAGATAATAGCGGATTTGGGTGGTATACCTGGCAAGGACTGCAGGGGATTCTGCAGGTACTGTTACTTCAGAAAGGTGGGGGAATTTGAACCCTTCGGCTGCAGGAACTGCTCCCCGGGGAGGGTGGGCTGTGAAACCTGTGGAACTGATGTTGCAGAGAGGGGAAAGGAATTTTTACCACCATTCCTTGTCATGGGTAACGTGCAGACGACACTGATGATGCAGAACACTCAGGATAAGGACCTGAAGATAAACATCAGCGGTGGGGGTGATGTGAGCTGCTACCCACACCTTGAGGAGCTGACATCTGGGCTTAGTGAGTTTGGGATCCCCATACACCTGGGATACACAAGCGGTAAGGGCATGGATGACCCTGAACTGGCATCCCGGCTCATTGGAAATGGTGTGGATGAGGTAACCTTCACGGTGTTCTCAGCGAACCCCCTCCTGAGGAGGGAGTGGATGCGTGATAGGAACGCTGAAAATGCACTGGAAGCCCTCAGGATATTCTGTGAATCCTGTGAGGTCCACGCTGCAGCAGTGATCATACCAGGTGTGAATGATGGTGATGACCTCCTTGAAACCTGCTCCAGACTTGAGGAGTGGGGGGCCACTGGATTCATAATGATGCGGTTTGCAAACTATGAGCACCAGGGGCTGATACTCGGCAATGAGCCAATAATTGAGGGTATAGAGCCGCACACAGTCCAGGAATTTGAGGACCTTGTGAGGATGGTTGACCGGGAGTTCAATCTCAGGGTTACAGGGACACCTGTCTGCGACCCTGAAAACGGTACACCCTTTGTCCTTGCAGATGACTCAAGCAGGGAGTACCTTGAGATCCTCCCTGAAATCAGGGGAGAGGCAACCATAATCACAGGATCCATTGCAGCCCCCTACATAAGGAGGATAATAAGGAACCTTGGGGCAGAGGATATGGTGAACGTTGTTGGTGTTGAGAAGGACATAGCATGCCTCATCACCAGGAGGGACCTCGAGGCTGTGGACCTCAGCGAACTTAAGGAAACAGTGATAATCCCTGGCAGGGCATTTGTCCATGAAATGCAGGCAAAGGAGGTTCTAAGCCGGGATGGTACCGACCGGATAGTCATAAGGGGTCCTGAAAGGCTCACCGTTGATGGGGAGATGAGCGGTACGCTGTCCCAGTATGATGTTATAGAGCGGGAGATGGAAGCATTCTATGAACTTATACAGGCCATAAATTTCTTCGGTGCTTCTGAATGA
- the mcrB gene encoding coenzyme-B sulfoethylthiotransferase subunit beta, whose translation MAKFEDKVDLYDDRGNLVEEQVPLEALSPLRNPAIRSIVQGIKRTVAVNLEGIENALKTAKVGGPACKIMGRELDLDIVGNAESIAAAAKEMIQVTEDDDTNVELLGGGKRALVQVPSARFDVAAEYSAAPLVTATAFVQAIINEFDVSMYDANMVKAAVLGRYPQSVEYMGANIATMLDIPQKLEGPGYALRNIMVNHVVAATLKNTLQAAALSTILEQTAMFEMGDAVGAFERMHLLGLAYQGMNADNLVFDLVKANGKEGTVGSVIADLVERALEDGVITVEKELTDYKVYGTDDLAMWNAYAAAGLMAATMVNQGAARAAQGVSSTLLYYNDLIEFETGLPSVDFGKVEGTAVGFSFFSHSIYGGGGPGIFNGNHIVTRHSKGFAIPCVAAAMALDAGTQMFSPEATSGLIKEVFSQVDEFREPLKYVVEAAAEIKNEI comes from the coding sequence ATGGCGAAGTTTGAGGATAAGGTCGACTTGTACGACGACAGAGGCAACCTCGTCGAAGAACAGGTGCCATTAGAAGCTCTAAGTCCATTAAGGAACCCCGCCATTAGAAGCATAGTACAGGGGATTAAAAGGACAGTGGCTGTGAACCTTGAAGGTATAGAAAACGCCCTGAAGACAGCGAAGGTCGGCGGACCTGCCTGTAAGATAATGGGCCGTGAACTCGACCTCGACATTGTCGGGAACGCCGAGTCAATAGCAGCCGCTGCAAAGGAAATGATACAGGTAACTGAGGACGACGACACCAACGTCGAACTCCTTGGCGGAGGTAAAAGGGCACTCGTACAGGTCCCAAGTGCAAGGTTCGATGTTGCAGCAGAATACTCTGCAGCACCACTCGTAACCGCCACAGCATTTGTCCAGGCCATAATCAACGAGTTTGATGTTAGCATGTACGATGCTAACATGGTTAAAGCAGCCGTTCTGGGAAGATATCCACAGTCTGTGGAGTACATGGGGGCAAACATAGCAACAATGCTGGACATTCCACAGAAACTGGAAGGCCCAGGATACGCACTCAGGAACATCATGGTGAACCATGTTGTTGCAGCCACACTCAAAAACACACTCCAGGCAGCAGCACTATCAACCATACTTGAACAGACAGCAATGTTCGAGATGGGTGATGCTGTAGGAGCATTTGAGAGGATGCACCTCCTTGGACTTGCATACCAGGGAATGAACGCAGACAACCTGGTCTTTGACCTTGTTAAGGCCAACGGTAAAGAAGGTACAGTTGGCTCAGTCATAGCAGACCTGGTTGAAAGGGCCCTGGAAGACGGTGTCATAACAGTTGAGAAGGAACTCACAGACTACAAGGTCTACGGCACAGACGACCTTGCAATGTGGAACGCTTACGCAGCAGCCGGACTCATGGCAGCCACAATGGTTAACCAGGGTGCAGCAAGGGCAGCTCAGGGTGTATCATCAACTCTGCTCTACTACAACGACCTCATAGAATTCGAAACAGGACTGCCAAGCGTGGACTTCGGTAAAGTGGAAGGTACAGCTGTAGGATTTTCATTCTTCAGCCACTCCATCTATGGTGGTGGTGGACCAGGTATCTTCAACGGAAACCACATCGTTACAAGGCACAGTAAGGGATTCGCCATACCCTGCGTGGCAGCCGCAATGGCACTGGATGCAGGAACCCAGATGTTCTCACCAGAAGCAACCTCTGGACTCATAAAAGAAGTATTCAGCCAGGTTGACGAGTTCCGAGAACCACTCAAATATGTTGTGGAGGCAGCAGCTGAGATTAAAAACGAAATCTAA
- the mcrD gene encoding methyl-coenzyme M reductase operon protein D translates to MDVQIFPHRLLGADTTEKLLNRLEDIHGVKRMVIHGQRLPPEDHPDRRIINVKGQEFELQVKTGRVLLEVEDEETITDIKRVCEDLLPFGYDVTPGKYIRTQKTVTDEIKYGENLDEIPDELIGLTDQNARLSERATIIKRKKEH, encoded by the coding sequence ATGGACGTTCAGATATTTCCTCACAGGCTGCTAGGGGCCGACACCACAGAGAAACTCCTTAACCGCCTTGAGGACATCCACGGCGTTAAGAGAATGGTGATCCACGGACAGAGACTACCACCAGAGGACCACCCTGACAGGCGCATAATCAACGTGAAAGGCCAGGAATTTGAACTTCAGGTTAAAACTGGCCGCGTGCTGCTTGAAGTGGAGGACGAGGAGACAATAACAGATATCAAGAGGGTTTGCGAGGATCTCCTGCCCTTTGGATATGATGTTACTCCCGGCAAGTACATAAGAACACAGAAAACCGTCACAGACGAGATAAAGTACGGCGAGAACCTTGATGAGATTCCTGATGAACTCATCGGTCTCACGGATCAGAACGCCAGGCTCAGTGAAAGGGCCACAATAATAAAAAGAAAGAAGGAGCATTAG
- the mcrC gene encoding methyl-coenzyme M reductase I operon protein C, whose amino-acid sequence MIGKCTHVVDCRETMGMGEGGGIAQRGTFAQCGSEVLAVAMSPGRRHITKPVCEITFALREANIMTSTLVLNAGAGVPQDAPSAGAGSLFGLTPAEVEQMKRHRLLVVHLGGVKNHITYKARLILRNVDRPCIVICEYPVDFEDFAKIGVKTRAVMPDEPKTRGTIVDIVSGVIRGETCPQEKLDEIIRKVKLALGGA is encoded by the coding sequence ATGATCGGAAAGTGCACTCACGTGGTTGACTGTAGAGAGACAATGGGCATGGGTGAAGGTGGAGGAATAGCCCAGAGGGGCACCTTTGCCCAGTGCGGAAGTGAAGTTCTGGCAGTGGCAATGTCACCTGGCAGGCGCCACATAACCAAGCCTGTCTGCGAGATAACATTTGCCCTGAGGGAAGCAAACATAATGACCAGTACTCTGGTACTCAACGCAGGCGCAGGGGTTCCACAGGACGCTCCAAGTGCCGGTGCAGGAAGCCTCTTTGGATTAACGCCTGCTGAAGTCGAGCAGATGAAGCGGCACAGACTCCTTGTGGTGCACCTTGGCGGAGTCAAGAACCACATCACCTACAAGGCGCGCCTCATACTCAGAAACGTTGACCGCCCATGCATAGTCATATGCGAATACCCGGTTGACTTTGAGGACTTTGCGAAGATAGGTGTCAAAACCAGGGCCGTAATGCCTGATGAACCAAAAACCAGGGGAACAATCGTCGACATCGTGAGTGGAGTTATTAGAGGAGAAACCTGTCCCCAGGAAAAACTGGATGAGATTATAAGAAAGGTTAAGTTAGCTTTAGGAGGTGCATGA
- the mcrG gene encoding coenzyme-B sulfoethylthiotransferase subunit gamma — MAQYYPGTTKVAQNRRNFCNPEYELEKLREISDEDVVKILGHRAPGEEYPSVHPPLEEMDEPEDAIREMVEPIDGAKAGDRVRYIQFTDSMYFAPAQPYVRSRAYLCRYRGADAGTLSGRQIIETRERDLEKISKELLETEFFDPARSGVRGKSVHGHSLRLDEDGMMFDMLRRQIYNKDTGRVEMVKNQIGDELDEPVDLGEPLDEETLMEKTTIYRVDGEAYRDDVEAVEIMQRIHVLRSQGGFNPE; from the coding sequence ATGGCACAATACTATCCCGGAACAACTAAGGTTGCTCAGAACAGAAGGAATTTCTGTAACCCTGAATACGAACTTGAAAAACTGAGAGAAATCTCAGATGAAGATGTAGTAAAGATTCTGGGTCACAGGGCCCCAGGGGAAGAATACCCAAGTGTTCACCCACCACTGGAAGAGATGGATGAACCAGAGGACGCAATAAGAGAAATGGTCGAACCAATAGACGGTGCAAAGGCCGGTGACAGGGTCAGATACATACAGTTCACAGACTCAATGTACTTCGCCCCAGCCCAGCCATATGTGAGGTCAAGGGCATACCTCTGCAGGTACAGGGGTGCAGACGCAGGTACACTCTCAGGTCGTCAGATCATAGAGACCAGGGAGAGGGACCTTGAAAAGATATCCAAGGAACTCCTTGAAACAGAGTTCTTTGACCCTGCAAGGTCAGGTGTCAGGGGTAAATCTGTCCACGGACACTCACTGCGTCTCGATGAGGACGGTATGATGTTCGACATGCTCAGAAGGCAGATCTACAACAAGGACACAGGCAGAGTCGAAATGGTCAAAAACCAGATCGGTGACGAACTCGACGAACCCGTGGATCTTGGTGAACCACTGGATGAAGAAACCCTGATGGAAAAAACAACCATCTACCGCGTGGATGGTGAAGCCTACCGTGATGATGTAGAAGCCGTGGAGATCATGCAGAGAATCCACGTTTTAAGATCACAAGGAGGGTTCAACCCAGAATAA
- the mcrA gene encoding coenzyme-B sulfoethylthiotransferase subunit alpha — translation MADKLFINALKKKFEESPEEKKTTFYTLGGWKQSERKTEFVNAGKEVAAKRGIPQYNPDIGTPLGQRVLMPYQVSTTDTYVEGDDLHFVNNAAMQQMWDDIRRTVIVGLNHAHAVIEKRLGKEVTPETITHYLETVNHAMPGAAVVQEHMVETHPALVADSYVKVFTGNDEIADEIDPAFVIDINKQFPDDQAETLKAEVGDGIWQVVRIPTIVSRTCDGATTSRWSAMQIGMSMISAYKQAAGEAATGDFAYAAKHAEVIHMGTYLPVRRARGENEPGGVPFGYLADICQSSRVNYEDPVRVTLDVVATGAMLYDQIWLGSYMSGGVGFTQYATAAYTDNILDDFTYFGKEYVEDKYGLCEAPNNMDTVLDVASEVTFYGLEQYEEYPALLEDQFGGSQRAAVVAAAAGCSTAFATANAQTGLSGWYLSMYLHKEQHSRLGFYGYDLQDQCGASNVFSIRGDEGLPLELRGPNYPNYAMNVGHQGEYAGISQAPHAARGDAFVFNPLVKIAFADDNLVFDFTNVRGEFAKGALREFEPAGERALITPAK, via the coding sequence ATGGCTGACAAATTGTTCATAAATGCTTTAAAGAAAAAATTTGAAGAATCCCCTGAAGAGAAGAAAACCACATTCTACACACTTGGTGGCTGGAAACAGTCAGAAAGAAAAACCGAGTTTGTGAACGCTGGTAAAGAAGTGGCAGCAAAGAGGGGTATACCCCAGTACAACCCTGACATAGGTACCCCACTTGGTCAGAGGGTGCTCATGCCCTACCAGGTTTCAACAACCGATACCTATGTTGAAGGGGACGACCTCCACTTCGTAAACAACGCTGCCATGCAGCAGATGTGGGACGACATAAGGAGGACCGTTATCGTCGGTCTGAACCACGCCCACGCTGTTATAGAAAAGAGGCTGGGTAAGGAGGTCACACCCGAGACCATAACCCACTACCTTGAAACAGTGAACCACGCAATGCCCGGTGCAGCTGTCGTCCAGGAGCACATGGTGGAAACCCACCCTGCACTGGTGGCAGACAGTTACGTCAAGGTATTCACAGGTAACGATGAAATAGCAGACGAAATCGACCCTGCATTCGTCATAGACATCAACAAACAGTTCCCAGATGACCAGGCAGAAACCCTCAAGGCAGAGGTTGGTGACGGAATCTGGCAGGTCGTCAGGATCCCAACCATAGTCTCAAGGACCTGTGACGGTGCAACAACCTCACGATGGTCCGCCATGCAGATCGGTATGTCAATGATTTCAGCCTACAAACAGGCAGCAGGTGAAGCCGCAACAGGTGACTTCGCATACGCTGCAAAACACGCTGAAGTCATACACATGGGTACATACCTGCCTGTGAGACGTGCAAGGGGTGAAAACGAGCCTGGTGGTGTACCATTCGGTTACCTTGCAGACATCTGTCAGAGCTCAAGGGTCAACTATGAGGACCCTGTCAGGGTGACACTGGACGTTGTGGCAACCGGTGCAATGCTCTACGACCAGATCTGGCTAGGATCATACATGTCAGGTGGTGTTGGATTCACCCAGTACGCCACAGCAGCCTACACAGACAACATACTTGACGACTTCACCTACTTCGGTAAGGAGTACGTGGAAGACAAGTATGGACTCTGTGAGGCACCAAACAACATGGACACAGTCCTGGACGTTGCAAGTGAGGTCACATTCTACGGCCTTGAACAGTACGAAGAATACCCAGCACTCCTCGAGGACCAGTTCGGTGGATCACAGAGGGCAGCAGTCGTTGCAGCTGCAGCCGGATGTTCAACAGCATTCGCAACAGCAAACGCCCAGACAGGTCTCAGCGGATGGTACCTCTCAATGTACCTCCACAAGGAACAGCACTCAAGGCTCGGATTCTACGGTTACGACCTCCAGGACCAGTGTGGTGCATCCAACGTCTTCTCAATAAGGGGCGACGAGGGACTGCCACTGGAGCTTCGTGGACCTAACTATCCAAACTACGCCATGAACGTGGGACACCAGGGTGAATACGCAGGTATATCACAGGCACCACACGCTGCCCGTGGAGACGCCTTCGTGTTCAACCCACTGGTGAAAATAGCCTTTGCAGACGACAACCTCGTCTTCGACTTCACCAACGTCCGTGGCGAATTCGCCAAAGGTGCTCTGCGAGAGTTCGAACCAGCCGGTGAAAGAGCACTCATAACACCCGCAAAATAG
- the mtrE gene encoding tetrahydromethanopterin S-methyltransferase subunit E has product MDPMITGLGVVALMGAAATIAGAAEDLESDVGSQSNPNSQVQLAPQMGHLHRIINKAVSGEPVAYGTWCGIAGSVAFVLMNSMQLPVIMAIAIGSVIAAMVHTTYAVTSHMGRIVSQSQFNQPLFMDMLVQHLGPIAGHGFIVTFCIVGLSYLMTLPIPGFAHPFPLPLLAVLWGITIGAIGSSTGDVHYGAEREYQQYPFGGGIPVAIHGDITTKAELGARNSMDVVHFCAKYGGPLTGFAFGAIVFLSFWNTIVFGITGGIISGLIIVLLLIILNNRLEVFARNKYGPYKEEE; this is encoded by the coding sequence ATGGACCCTATGATAACAGGTTTAGGTGTTGTAGCTCTCATGGGTGCAGCTGCAACCATAGCAGGAGCCGCAGAGGACTTAGAGTCTGACGTAGGATCCCAGAGTAACCCCAACTCACAGGTTCAGCTGGCACCACAGATGGGACACCTGCACCGAATAATCAACAAGGCCGTTTCAGGGGAACCCGTTGCCTACGGGACCTGGTGCGGAATTGCTGGTTCAGTTGCATTTGTCCTTATGAATTCAATGCAGCTACCTGTGATAATGGCCATTGCAATCGGTTCCGTAATCGCTGCAATGGTACACACAACATACGCTGTAACATCCCACATGGGACGAATTGTCAGCCAGTCCCAGTTCAACCAGCCACTCTTCATGGACATGCTGGTTCAGCATTTAGGCCCAATCGCAGGGCATGGCTTTATTGTGACATTCTGTATTGTAGGATTATCATACCTCATGACATTACCAATCCCTGGATTTGCACACCCATTCCCACTGCCACTTCTTGCAGTGCTCTGGGGTATAACCATAGGTGCAATCGGTTCATCAACAGGGGACGTCCACTACGGTGCTGAAAGGGAGTACCAGCAGTACCCATTCGGTGGAGGTATACCTGTTGCGATTCACGGTGACATAACAACAAAGGCAGAGCTCGGAGCAAGGAACTCAATGGACGTTGTTCACTTCTGTGCAAAGTACGGCGGACCCCTGACAGGATTCGCATTCGGTGCAATAGTATTCCTCAGCTTCTGGAACACAATAGTCTTCGGCATAACCGGCGGAATAATATCCGGTCTCATAATAGTCTTGTTACTGATAATCCTCAACAACAGGCTTGAAGTCTTTGCAAGGAACAAATATGGACCATACAAGGAGGAAGAGTAA